A window of Phaseolus vulgaris cultivar G19833 chromosome 4, P. vulgaris v2.0, whole genome shotgun sequence genomic DNA:
tttatgttcaTGAGTAATCgtgatatatatttttatttggtttGATGATTAATCTgtgataaatataattaaattattagaaCATGCTGCACAATCAAACTCCTAATTAACCTACACAAGAATCTTACTAAATGATCAATACACTATGAATCTTTGAAAAccatattaatatttaaaaacatgGTATGTAGGTGAACATATTAATAGATGGGTTTTGTTAACAAGTGTTTGTTGTAAGTTACAAATTGAGTTCGATAAAAACAACTCATAACAGGGAGTTGTGACATTTTTGAACGAACGAATCCaataaaaaacaacttaaaatagGAAGTTATGACATTCTCGGACAATCGAGTTTGAcaaaaaacaattcaaaataagAAATTGTGGCATTCTTAGACGATCAAGTCCAACCAAAAACAACTTAGAACAAGGAGTTGTGACATTCTCGAACGATCAAGTTCGATAAAATCAACTCAGAACAGAGAGTTGTAACATATCCTAATGACCAAatccaacaaaaaaatattacacaatacgaaattgtgtttttgttcaGACCGCCAGGTCCAACCAAAAGTAACTCTGAACAGAGAGTTGCAACGACACTAAATTTAATTTAGCATTTTTTCTCGAAACATATTTCGTGGTATCCAACGATCAAACCACTTGAACAATATTTCGtggtattataatattataaattattataattatataattacaatattgcacatcaaatatttaatgttaaaataatgagtaataacaataatttcttAATATATACCCATACAAATACTAGTACAATTTTATTTGGAAAACATTGTTTAAATCGGAGTTAAAGACTGAGATTGAATTGAAACATAAgttaacaaatatttaaatatctatccttatgattataataatgaattaaatgttttttcataaaatatatcaTGAATCTATAGAAAAAAGGTTCGTTGATTCCAACCAACATCAattgtatctatattttttttttatctatatatgTGTATGAGAAAATTAAGCAATGTTTGTGTGAAAAGTAAGCAATTATAAACATACATATAGTATAtgaactaaaaacaaaaaaaagaatatCTTAACATTGAAGTTTATTATGTACATTATAATAATTAGTAACATTTTTGCATTTTTGCATTTTTCCACCAACCTTCTTCTTTAGTCGCATTATATGTAATAGTTTTTAAGGTACTTGAAAATTGAAACATTTGTTTTATAAGGTAATTAATTAAGATTATacttgttctttattttgttcATGAGTGGAAGAGTATTCTTTTGTTTGATACGTAGAAGTATAGATATACGGTCCTACGAAGACAACAATGGTAATTTTCTTTCTATAAAATAagatcagaaaaaaaaatccacgtATATTGGGTCAATTTAATTAGCTgtataattacaatttttttaatcatataattaatataaaaaaagtatgaaATGAAATAAATGTGTGTGAGTATGATCAAgattaataatagtattattttaatttttgtattatttccgtatttattctttattttattgtttaaggAAAGTCTCTTCTCTTTGGGAAGAGAAATTTAATTCCTCATTAAGAAATCAATTGTATAAAGATCAAAACATCTCCAAATAATTTGAATCAATgtacatatataaatttatcttatataaaaatgtgtaagagtagaaagaaaataaatataatatcatattattatttttaacttagttttcttgactagataaaaaaatacacCTACCTTAATGACATTATAAGTTTtacaaaaagataaaagaattTTATCAATAGAGTAAATAATCGATTACAGAATAATCTTATTATATCCTTGTTATGGAACTAActctaaaaaaaattgcattatATAATAAGGGATGAGATATAATTTATACTATTTATTATCATATTCATTATAAATTCatcttatatgtttttaaaatatttataaatgattagtagagttaatattcattttaaaaataagcactcttattcttatttataaacttcaatttaaaaatacagCGGGGGTCTTTTATGGAATTTTAAttgcattaattaattttagatgagaatattattaattaacatGAATGGGAGAAtgcattaataaatatttataagagataaaaaagtattaatgacaaataatttcaaaagtaTTATTACTAtctattaaattaaattctttttttaatcatgataaattaaataatcgAGACTTATAATAAATGTACCTATATAGGAAAATGATGACCTAAATAGTACCCGAAGTTGATTATACAACTGCTAACGTTCGGTCATCTCTTTGCTTCTCACTTTAagtcttattttttaattacttgaGCTCGTCGGATTGACTTGAAAAAGATATTTCAACAATCAAGTACTTTGTGTAAAGAGTGTATAGTGAAAACTGATTAAAGCGTGTCTTACCTTATACCCCTATAGAagatttatttataatgtttagtCATGTACTTTTGTTGTAATGGACCGAATCTATATAATATTATAGCGTGATCGTGATTTATGGAGATATATATTGGTATATTCgaaaatatctttaataaattaatattttttactgaATTAGTGTTAGTTGATTTTTGGAAATGTCATCCAGATTCAGCGAGACATATCATGATTCGTACGaagtttttataattaatgttgtTCAGTTATTGAGTGTCTTTATTCTATACAAGAAGAGTTGGTCATCAAAACCGAATAATTGACTCCTCCGATATTGAccatactataaaaaaaatatatgattattCTTAATACAcctttttaatgtaaaaaaatcttactaattattaatataatgtaTATTTTAAGTGCATTTTTAACGTGAATTAATATTGGTTAGAAAGTCGCAAAGTtacatgaattttattttaataagctTTGACCAGTAAACACAATATATTActgacatttttttaaaagtaattataccaaaatataataatctgattatatataataatagtttataattGAAATTACTGAAGGATGATAGAACAAAAGTCTTTAGACacatgtataatataaaaaccagaggaattattatttatttattaaaaaaaactgtttCAGTGAGTATAAGATGAGAACCGGCATTTCCCGGTGTGAGTTACTAAGCACCCGTTACTAATAAAAGCGCAAATTCCGCGATTCTGTTACACTCTTAAAACCTTCACactatttattcattcattcacTCATTTCACTGAGAAACCCACAAAATCCAAACCCAAACCCTTTTTCTCCGGCTACGATGACAGTATTATCGCCGGCGACCGCCACCGAATCCGGCGAAGGAGCGGTGCGGATCGCGGTCGCCAAGCGACGCTGCATGTTCCTCTGCCTGCCGTGCTTCCCCTCCGAAAAGTCATCGTCGACGTGGTGGCAGGATCTGCTGACTCCGGCGAACAAGGAGCGGTGGTGGTACCGGCGGTGGAAGACGGTGAGGGAATGGAAAATCTTCGTTCGCCGCTTCAACAACTACAGCAGCAACCACTCCAAGAGGCACGGCTCCTTCCGCTACGATCCGCTTAGCTACGCGCTCAACTTCGACGACGGAACCGCTGCCGAAGACGACGGTCACTGCTACAAAGGCTTCTCCGAGCGCTTCGCCTCCGTTCCGCCGCCGGAGAAATCTTTCGCGTACTCGAGCGAGGAGCACGCGCCACCGGTTTCGAAATTCGAGAAATGAGGCCGCTCTGACGTACTGAGGCTGGAAAGCGCCGTGTTGTTCATAGTTAggtttttctcttttcattttttgttttattttgttgtatATTAAGAAAACTAGGAACGAAACAAAACGATCATAATAATacctttttctgttttaaaattaattttaactatatttaattttatattgtttttctaTTATAATACTTGTTTTGTATTTGTCTTGTTAATTTTCTTAGGAATATGAAAACCTTTTTACTACGAAATATCACTGAAAATTTTCCGGCTATTGAGATTGAAAGCATggagtatttttttatatataaaccttttattttgattttgattatcTTAAATTATTCTCaattatacaaatatataaattttggaaATGTTGACCATTGAGTTTGATACGATGCCGAAAACAGCAAATTGTGGGAATGTGAACGCCCCAAATTTGCTTTGACTTTATTCCTTTAGATTATGTCTTGGGAACATTCATGCATACAGCAGCATGGAGCACTGTGCACTTGAATGTGTGTGTGTGAAAACAAGTGAATATTCTGTTCATTCAAAACCAGTCAATGTTAGTGTGAGTGTGGTATGAGAGAAATCACGAGAGCTAATTATTCATTCCTCTTTCTTTATACCCAAAACTTGTTGAGCACAGTTTCACTTTCTTTCTATATCCTATTTTCTATCTCCATCGTTCCTTTTTATCTTTCCGCTCGATATTCCATcacttttctctttttcaaacCCTATCattactttttctctttctctttcattAGGGTCAACTCAACTGAATCTCCCACTAGGAAGCCAATagtataatgttttttttctgaCATTTCACAACTAAATAAATAGAACGATCGTTCAAGATGAATCGAATTGGATTTGTTTTTACTGAGCCTTTTTCATTGAATAGTCTTTAACTAAAAATCAAAACTAAGTCACACTCCAAATATCTTTGTTAGATGGTGCGTTATTGTATGTCAGAAAATTTCAACCAAAGTATAATTTAAccttccttttcctttttggtTTCGGTATTGGAAAGTGGAAATACATTGTTCAATATAAAACAAGCACACTAATTGATAGTACTTAAACATTTATTAGTTATCAAAATTTCAAGaatcaaaataacattttttttgttatttagcAATTGcattttctttaatatattcaaagaaaGTGAATATGTTATTGTTTAATCCAAATCAGATGTCTGAGTATTGTTTCTCAACATTCATTTTGTGTGTGTGCCCTGTTTTGTTCTATCGTTTCTAACAAGTTAGTATCCAGGGCTTTTATAGGAGAGGGACCAATGAAAGTGAGAGCACCATAGTAAGTTAAAACATTATTGCGAGTGTGCTTCCATGGTTGGTGTAGGTAACATACCTCGAAACATTTCCATATTTGATGGGAAAGGTTATGATGATTGATATGTGAAGATGAATATCATTCTTGGGTTTTAAGAAGTTGACGAGGTTGTGAAAATTGGGTTTCAAGAATTTCTCAAAAGAACAGAATCATGCATATAAAGAGAGTAAGATGTTGGATAGCATGGCTCGATTTTTGATGCATCAATGTGTTTTCACAATTGTTTTCTAGAAAATTTCAAGAGCCACAACTTCAAATCAAGTGTGAGATACTCTAAAACAAGTATATGGAAATAATGGAAAAACAAAGGTGAAGTTACCATCTCTTCGAAGGCACTATGAACTTTTTCCatccaaattttaattttcaacaaaatccaaatTTTGGCTAATTCCATGTGAACCTGTGATGATGGTGGCTAACAGCAAGATTGTCGAAAAGGTAATCAGAACTTTAATTTCTGGATTTGATTATGTTGTTGTTGCTatagaaaagtaaaaaaaatcttgAGACTATGACTTTTGAAGAACTGCAAAACTCTTAAAAAGGCACATGAGCAGAGTAATCGAGAGAAAAATCAATGAAAGGTTGGAGAATAAGCCTTGCAAGTTAGAAAAATAGATATTGTGGTGGTTGAAATAAAAGAGGTAGAGGAAGATCAAAAGGAAGTAGAAGTGGAGACAAGAATGGAGATTCAAATGGCTCCACCTCTCAAGATCATTCTTACGGTGGCAGTGACAATGTGCAAAGAGAAAATTCAAATTCTAGAAGAGGCAATTAGTATAGAGGAAGAGGTGGTAGAAAGAATCTTGATAAAACATGGGTGCAACGTTAGAACTGAAAATTTTGGGGACTACTCCTATGA
This region includes:
- the LOC137836595 gene encoding uncharacterized protein, with the translated sequence MTVLSPATATESGEGAVRIAVAKRRCMFLCLPCFPSEKSSSTWWQDLLTPANKERWWYRRWKTVREWKIFVRRFNNYSSNHSKRHGSFRYDPLSYALNFDDGTAAEDDGHCYKGFSERFASVPPPEKSFAYSSEEHAPPVSKFEK